The following is a genomic window from bacterium.
CTTCCCCGCTTGAGGTCACGCCCGCCTTACCCGCCAATCGCGGAGCTTTACGTAGAGGCCGGGCAGCCGCCGCCGTACGAAGAGCTTCGTCCCGTCGTAAAGCGAGCGGCCTAACTTAGCCACGGCTACTAAGACTTTGTGCGGTAGGAGGCGCGATTTATAAAAGGCGTCGCTCGCGCGCGCCAGCGCCCGGCCGACAAGGCCGAGCCGGCCCAGTATTTGATAATAACGTATCGCCGGCACGAAGTACGCCTGGCAGAAGCGCACCTGCGCCACCGGGAACGCCGGCTGCTCGAGGTACGATTCGCTCTCGTAGTCGAAGACCGGCGCCAGCAGTTCGTCGCGCTCGCAGAGCTCGTGGAGCGCGGTGTGGGGGTAGGGGTAGAAGACGGACAAGACGATGCGGTTGGGCCGCACGCGCGCGTTCAACTTTACGGTATCCAGAAAGAGCGCCTTGTCCTCGTGGGGCAGGCCGACCATGTTGTAGGTGAGCGTCGCCAGCCCCACCTCCCGGCAGAGGCGGTGCGCCTCCTCGATCTGCTCGTTGCCCATCTGGCGGTTGAGGACCGTCCGCCGCAGCTCCTCGCTGCCCGACTCCAGGCCGAAGTGGACGAGGTAGCAGCCGGCCCCCTTCAACGCCTCGAGTACGTCCCGGGCGACGAGGTTGTAGCGGTAGCGGCAGGTGAAGGGCAGGCCGACGCGCTCCTTATATAACTCGATGAACTCGAAGAACCAATCGCGCTCGAGCGGGAGGATGTTGTCGGTGATGTTTAGATATTTGACGTTGGGGAAAGTCGCCCGAAGGTTCTCGATATAATCAATCGAGCGCGCCGGCGAGCGGAAGCGCGCGTAGTGCTTGCGGTTGGGGTAGGCCTGCTTGAGCTGGTGGTTGCAGCAGTACGTGCACATATACGGGCAGCCGCGCGAGAGCATAACCGGCCCGGTGTCGATGGCGACGTCGTAGAGGATATTCTTGTCGTAGATGTCGTACGCCGGCAGCGGCAGCGCGTCGAGGTCCTCGATGAGCGGCCTCGTCGGGTTTTTATGAACGTCGCCGTTCTCGCGGAACCAGAGGTTGTCGACGGCGCGCCAGTCGCGGCCCGCCTCCAGCGCGTCGCACAGCTCGAGCAGCGGGTACTCGCCCTCGCCGACGACGGCGACGTCGATTTCGGGAGAGCCGGCAACCTCCTCCGGCG
Proteins encoded in this region:
- a CDS encoding radical SAM protein; the protein is MKVALVYPDYAPSKTLAAPADYGFYAEGISSVAAVLEDAGHDVTLLHLIGRPGRDEFEAGVREAAPDVVGFSSRTTIWPEIRRLAGIAQEATDAPVVAGGVHATLAPEEVAGSPEIDVAVVGEGEYPLLELCDALEAGRDWRAVDNLWFRENGDVHKNPTRPLIEDLDALPLPAYDIYDKNILYDVAIDTGPVMLSRGCPYMCTYCCNHQLKQAYPNRKHYARFRSPARSIDYIENLRATFPNVKYLNITDNILPLERDWFFEFIELYKERVGLPFTCRYRYNLVARDVLEALKGAGCYLVHFGLESGSEELRRTVLNRQMGNEQIEEAHRLCREVGLATLTYNMVGLPHEDKALFLDTVKLNARVRPNRIVLSVFYPYPHTALHELCERDELLAPVFDYESESYLEQPAFPVAQVRFCQAYFVPAIRYYQILGRLGLVGRALARASDAFYKSRLLPHKVLVAVAKLGRSLYDGTKLFVRRRLPGLYVKLRDWRVRRA